In Amycolatopsis sp. EV170708-02-1, the following are encoded in one genomic region:
- a CDS encoding NCS2 family permease, with product MTQLGTERPHLPSSEPRRLSGLDRWFKISHRGSTIGREVRGGITTFVAMCYIVLLNPLILGASADITGAKLTTEAITTATALAAGVTTILMGLVGNAPLALAAGLGVNGVVAFQMAPAMTWAQAFGLVVLEGFCIVLMAVSGVRERIINAIPMALKVAITVGIGLYIALVGLVSAGFVTRTPDSAQSTVPVRMGIAGHLEGWPIAIFCLGLLLMIVLVSRGVPGAVLISIAVATGLAVLVNSVFHVEGWGLVEPKVPDQVVAHPDFSLLGDIDLFGGFGSAGAVTAAVFLFTLVLSGFFDAMGTITSVSEEAGLVKNGKVEGMGRILLVDGAGALAGGVTGSAPNTVFLESAAGVGEGARTGLASIVTGGLFTATLFLTPIAAIVPAQAAAPALVVIGGMMMAQCRRIPWQDLDFAIPVFLTIALIPFTYSITNGIGAGLVAYVLIKICKGKICEIGWILGILAAVFGVYFGIEGIMSWF from the coding sequence ATGACCCAATTAGGTACTGAGCGTCCCCACCTGCCCTCGTCCGAGCCGAGGCGGCTGTCCGGGCTCGACCGATGGTTCAAGATCTCCCATCGCGGCAGCACGATCGGCCGCGAGGTGCGCGGCGGGATCACCACGTTCGTCGCGATGTGTTACATCGTGCTGCTCAACCCGCTCATCCTCGGCGCGTCGGCCGACATCACCGGCGCGAAACTGACCACCGAGGCGATCACCACCGCGACCGCGCTGGCGGCGGGTGTCACCACGATCCTGATGGGCCTGGTCGGCAACGCGCCGCTGGCGCTCGCGGCGGGGCTCGGCGTGAACGGTGTCGTCGCCTTCCAGATGGCTCCGGCGATGACGTGGGCGCAGGCCTTCGGGCTCGTCGTCCTCGAAGGCTTCTGCATCGTGCTGATGGCCGTTTCCGGGGTCCGTGAACGGATCATCAACGCGATCCCGATGGCGCTCAAGGTCGCGATCACCGTCGGCATCGGGCTCTACATCGCCCTGGTCGGCCTGGTCAGCGCCGGATTCGTGACCAGGACACCGGATTCGGCGCAGTCGACGGTGCCGGTGCGGATGGGGATCGCCGGCCACCTCGAAGGCTGGCCGATCGCGATCTTCTGCCTCGGGCTGCTGCTGATGATCGTGCTCGTGAGCCGCGGGGTGCCGGGCGCGGTGCTGATCAGCATCGCGGTCGCGACCGGGCTCGCCGTGCTGGTCAACAGCGTGTTCCACGTCGAAGGCTGGGGCCTGGTCGAACCCAAGGTGCCCGACCAGGTGGTGGCGCATCCCGACTTCAGCCTCCTGGGCGACATCGATCTCTTCGGCGGATTCGGTTCTGCGGGCGCGGTGACGGCGGCGGTGTTCCTGTTCACGCTGGTGCTTTCCGGGTTCTTCGACGCGATGGGCACCATCACGTCGGTCTCCGAAGAGGCCGGGCTGGTCAAGAACGGCAAGGTCGAAGGGATGGGCCGCATCCTGCTGGTCGACGGCGCGGGCGCGCTGGCGGGCGGCGTCACCGGATCGGCGCCGAACACCGTGTTCCTCGAATCGGCGGCAGGCGTCGGCGAAGGCGCGCGGACCGGGCTGGCGAGCATCGTCACCGGCGGGTTGTTCACCGCGACGCTGTTCCTGACGCCGATCGCGGCCATCGTCCCGGCACAGGCCGCGGCGCCCGCGCTGGTGGTCATCGGCGGGATGATGATGGCGCAGTGCCGCCGGATCCCATGGCAGGACCTGGATTTCGCGATCCCGGTGTTCCTGACCATCGCGCTGATCCCGTTCACCTACTCGATCACCAACGGGATCGGCGCCGGGCTGGTCGCCTACGTGCTGATCAAGATCTGCAAGGGCAAGATCTGCGAGATCGGCTGGATCCTCGGGATCCTGGCCGCGGTGTTCGGGGTGTACTTCGGGATCGAAGGGATCATGTCGTGGTTCTGA
- a CDS encoding TetR/AcrR family transcriptional regulator, whose amino-acid sequence MGSVTGTRERIVNAGAELLRRNGYTGTGVKQIVEAANAPFGSLYHFFPGGKEQLGEEVIRTSGMMYLALFEIFFADEPDLIHGIEACFASAAETLKATDYADACPIATVALEVASTNEKLRIATADVFTAWIETGTEKLGKYGLEPAAARRLTIALVNSLEGAFVLSRSLRDTEALEVARASSVAFARTLLPDA is encoded by the coding sequence ATGGGGAGCGTGACTGGAACGCGGGAACGCATCGTGAACGCCGGCGCCGAGCTGCTCCGGCGCAACGGGTACACCGGCACCGGGGTGAAGCAGATCGTCGAGGCGGCGAACGCGCCCTTCGGCTCGCTGTACCACTTCTTCCCCGGCGGCAAGGAACAGCTCGGCGAGGAGGTCATCCGCACCTCGGGGATGATGTACCTCGCGCTGTTCGAGATCTTCTTCGCCGACGAGCCGGACCTGATCCACGGTATCGAGGCCTGTTTCGCCAGCGCCGCCGAGACGCTGAAGGCGACCGACTACGCCGACGCGTGCCCCATCGCGACGGTCGCGTTGGAGGTCGCCAGCACCAACGAGAAACTCCGGATCGCGACGGCCGACGTCTTCACGGCGTGGATCGAGACCGGGACGGAGAAACTGGGCAAGTACGGCCTCGAACCCGCGGCCGCGCGGCGGCTCACGATCGCTCTGGTGAACAGCCTCGAAGGAGCGTTCGTGTTGAGCCGTTCGCTGCGTGACACCGAAGCGCTCGAGGTGGCGAGGGCGTCGTCCGTGGCCTTCGCGCGAACGCTGCTCCCCGATGCGTGA
- a CDS encoding gamma-glutamylcyclotransferase, translated as MVLMFLNGGGMRGGPLHEQLQGAPLCCVARSAPKYHYYSVGDRFPAMHEGGSASVVGEVYDLPLTVLRDHLVPAEPPELELGVIELEDGAACLATVLRSSYVDSPELTDISAVGDWRAYLASR; from the coding sequence GTGGTTCTGATGTTCCTCAACGGCGGCGGGATGCGCGGCGGACCGCTGCACGAACAGTTGCAGGGCGCGCCGTTGTGCTGCGTGGCCCGGTCCGCGCCCAAGTACCACTACTACTCCGTGGGCGACCGGTTCCCGGCGATGCACGAAGGCGGCTCCGCCTCCGTCGTGGGCGAGGTCTACGACCTGCCGCTCACGGTCCTGCGGGACCATCTCGTCCCCGCCGAACCGCCGGAACTGGAGCTGGGCGTCATCGAACTGGAGGACGGCGCGGCCTGTCTCGCCACCGTCCTGCGTTCGTCCTATGTGGACTCTCCGGAGCTGACGGACATCTCCGCGGTGGGGGACTGGCGGGCGTATCTCGCGTCCCGCTAG
- a CDS encoding nucleoside deaminase produces MGTRLSISESDEQKWLAEAVQLATANVESGGGPFGAMIVRDGSVLATGTNQVTPTLDPTAHAEVVAIRAACRAIGDYKLDGCVLVTSCEPCPLCLSAALWARVGKVVYAADRHDAAEAGFDDREFYDLFSRPRETWSLPVGQLSLPDSFAPFQAWLSKPDKKAY; encoded by the coding sequence GTGGGTACCCGTCTGTCCATTTCGGAGTCCGACGAGCAGAAATGGCTCGCCGAAGCCGTCCAGCTGGCCACCGCGAACGTCGAAAGCGGCGGTGGTCCGTTCGGCGCGATGATCGTCCGTGACGGCTCGGTGCTGGCCACCGGGACCAACCAGGTGACCCCGACACTGGACCCGACGGCGCACGCCGAGGTGGTCGCGATCCGCGCGGCCTGCCGGGCGATCGGCGACTACAAACTCGACGGCTGCGTCCTCGTGACCTCCTGCGAGCCTTGCCCGCTCTGCCTTTCCGCCGCGCTCTGGGCGCGTGTCGGCAAGGTCGTCTACGCCGCGGACCGCCACGACGCGGCCGAGGCGGGCTTCGACGACCGCGAGTTCTACGACCTCTTTTCCCGCCCGCGCGAGACCTGGTCACTACCCGTCGGCCAACTGTCCCTTCCGGACTCCTTCGCGCCTTTCCAGGCCTGGCTGTCGAAACCCGACAAGAAGGCCTACTAG